GCGTCACCGATATCAAGATCGACCGCGTCTTCATCGGCTCCTGCACCAATGGCCGCATCGAGGATTTGCGCGCCGCCGCGAAAATCGCGGAAGGGCGCAAGGTCGCGCCCCATGTCAATGCGATGGTCGTCCCGGGCTCGGGGCTGGTCAAGGCGCAGGCCGAAGCCGAGGGGCTCGACAAGATTTTCATCGACGCCGGCTTCGAATGGCGCGAACCGGGCTGCTCGATGTGTCTGGCGATGAATCCCGATCGGCTGGCGCCGGGAGAACGCTGCGCTTCGACCTCCAACCGCAATTTCGAAGGCCGCCAGGGTTTCAAGGGCCGAACTCATCTCGTCTCGCCCGCCATGGCCGCGGCGGCGGCGGTAACCGGCCATTTTGTGGATGTCCGTAAACTCCAATGAGCTTGGAGGTCTCGATGGACCCCAATGAATTGCGCGCCCTTCAGGCGCCTCTGAAGGAAAAATACAAGTCCGACGCGGGCGCCGCCCTCGTCACCTTGAAGGCGCAAGGCGATCTCTCGGGCGACGGCCTCGCCTGCAAGGTTTCGACCTCCCGGGCGCTGATCGAGGCGGGCCTGCACCCCGCGACCGGAGGGACCGGCCTCCAGGCCTGTTCGGGCGACATGCTGCTCGAAGCGCTCGTCGCCTGCGCCGGCGTGACGCTGAAGGCGGTGGCCACGGCGCTCGATTTCCGCCTCAGGGGCGGGACGGTTCGCGCCGAAGGCGATCTCGACTTTCGCGGCACGCTTGGCGTCGCCAAGGACGCACCGGTCGGATTCGCCGAGATTCGTCTCTCCTTCGATCTCGACACCGACGAACCGCAGGAGCGGATCGACGCGCTGGCAAAACTGACCGAGCGTTATTGCGTGGTCTTCCAAACCCTGAACCGGCCGCCGAAACTCGCGCTCTCGGTGACAACAGAGGCCGCGAGCTGATGGGAAGCGTCCGCCCGCCGCCGTGGGACTGGATTTCACGCATCGCGCCGTCGCTGGAGGATTTCGAAACGATCGCCGACGCCGCCTTCCGCCGCCTGCCCAAGCGCTTTCGTCAGGCCTGCGAAGGCCTGGTTATCCGGATCGAGGATTTTCCTGACGACGAGGTGTTGGAGGAATTCGACGCGAATTCGGAATTCGAGCTCCTCGGCCTGTTTCGCGGCCGGGGCCTTGCGCAAAGCGAGGGCGCCCTTACCGGGCAATTCCCCAATATGGTCTATCTCTACCGCCGCCCCATCCTCGACATTTGGGCCGAAGGCGAGGAAACCCTCGGCGACCTGATCCGTCACGTGCTGATTCATGAAATCGGCCATCATTTCGGCCTCTCCGACGCGGACATGGAGCGGATCGAGCGCGAAGCCGATTGATTTGCCCGCCGCCCCACCTTAGTTAAACCCAGGATCAAATCGCCGGTTCTGTGTCAAATTCAGGCAAGAGACACGATATGGAAAAGTTCACCAAATTGACCGGCGTCGCCGCGCCGATGCCGATCACCAATATCGACACGGATATGATCATCCCGAAGCAATATCTGAAGACGATTCACCGCACCGGCCTCGGCAAGGGATTGTTTTCGGAATTGCGCTATCGCGAGGACGGCTCGGAAAACCCGGATTTCGTCCTGAACAAGCCCGCGTACCGCAAGGCGCAGATCCTGGTCGCCGAGGACAATTTCGGCTGCGGCTCCTCGCGCGAACACGCGCCCTGGGCTTTGCTCGATTATGGCGTCCGCGCGATCATCTCGACCAGCTTCGCCGATATTTTCTATAATAATTGCTTCAAGAACGGCATTTTGCCGATCAAGGTGTCCAAGGAGGACCTCGCCAAGCTGATGGACGACGCCGAGCGCGGCGCCAACGCGACCCTGACGATCGATCTCGAAGCCCAGGAAATTCGCGGCCCGGACGGCGGCGTGGTGAAATTCGACATCGATCCTCATCGCAAGCACTGCCTGCTCGAAGGCCTCGACGACATCGCCCAGACCCTGGTCAAGGCGCCGAAGATCGCCGATTTTGAGACCCGGATGGCCAGTGCCCGCCCCTGGATCTGACGCTTTTTGGTTCTTTACGGTCGAGAATCACGCTAGGCTCCGGCCATGAAAATCGGGATTCTCGCTCTTTCGCTCGTTCTCGCGCTAGGCCAGGCGGCCCGCGCCGACTTTTCGTCTTGCAAAGCGCAGATCAAGGCGCAGGCGGCCGCTGAAGGCGTGTCGCACGCAACCCTCGCCCGGGCGCTGGACGGGCTTCAGCCCAATGACGCGGTGAGCTTTCTTGGCGTCCAGCCCGAATTCACCACGCCGATCTGGGATTACATGGCGGGCCTCGTCGATGACGAGCGGGTGCGTGACGGGCGGGCCCGCTTCGCGGAATATCGCCACGCCGCGCTCGCGGCCCAGCGTCGTTTCGGCGTCGACGCCGCGGCGGTGGTCGCCGTCTGGGGCGTCGAATCCGATTTCGGCCGCAAGTTCGGCGGACGGCCGATCATCCAGTCCCTGACCACTTTGGCCTGCACGCCCAATCGGCGGTCCCATTATTTTCGCGGCGAGCTGATGGCGGCACTCAAAATCCTCAATCGCGGCGACGTCAAGCTTGAGGAGTTCAACGGCTCCTGGGCGGGCGCCTTTGGCAACACCCAGTTCATGCCTTCGACGTTCCTGCGGCTCGCTGTGGACATGGACGGCGACGGCAACAGGGACGTGATCAGTTCGGTTCCCGACGCGCTCGGCTCGACCGCCAATTTCCTCCATCGCGCCGGCTGGGTTCCAGGCCTGCCCTGGGGCTTCGAGGTGAAGCTGCCCGCCGGCTATCACGGCCCCTCGAGCTGGCGTGCGAAAAGGCCTTTGTCGTTCTGGACAGCCCGCGGCTTGACCCATGTCAACGGCGCTCCGCTCGCGGGCGGCGGCTCCTATGGCCTGTTCCTGACATCGGGACCGCATGGCCCCGCCTTTCTGGTGTCGCGGAATTTCGACGCCTTCTATTCCTACAATGCCGCCGAATCCTATGCCTTGGCGATTGGCGTTTTGTCGGACCGGATCAAGGGCGGGCCGGGCATCAGGACGCCCTGGCCAACCGACGACCCCGGCATTCCGCGGGTCGAGCGCCGGGAGGTACAAGCGATGCTCGCCCAGCGCGGCTATGACATTGGCGGCAAGTTCGACGGCGTGATGGGAACGAAAACCCGCGAGGCGATCGCCGCCTATCAGCGCCGCATTGGAATGAAGCCCGACGGCCGCGCCGGCGTGAAATTGCTCTCCGCCTTGCGCACCGGAAAATAAGCTCAGTTCAGGCGAACGAGATTGTCGGGCAGTTCATTACCGCCATCGCCACCGTCCGGCGGCGCTGCGCGCGCCAAAAGATCGGCGCTGCGGATAATTGCGCTGATAAAACCTTCGGTGACGCGGCCCTCGCGCAAATGCGCCGTCATTTCCTCGACGGCGGCGCGCCAATCCCGATCGGAAATTCTGTCGTCCAGGGCGTGGTCCGCGATGATCCGGGCATAATGTTCGGCGATGGAGACGAAAATGAGCACGCCCGCCCGGCTTCGCGTTCTTCCCAAGCCGTGCGCGAAAAATTGTTCGAGGGCGACGCCGTAAGCCTGACGGCGCTTCACTACCCGCGGCGTGAGCGCGACGCCGAGAGGGGTCCATCCCAGAGCGGCGAGGACGAGAACGAAAACGCCGATCTGGGCGGCGAATACCAGTTGCGCCGACGCCTGGGTCCATTCGAGCAACGGCCAGGGCGCGATCAAAGCCAGCGCCGCGGCGTAGAGCATGACAAAAGCGGCGGGATCGCTGGATTGCCGCGCCAGGACACAAACGATCTGCCCGCTGGTGCGTGATTCGGCCGCCCGCACCGCAGCGACCACCGCATTCTCGTCCACTCGCTGCGCCATCACCAGTCTCCCGAAGCACCGCCGCCGCCCGACGAGCCGCCGCCGCCGGAAAAGCCGCCCCAATCACCCCCGGACCCCGAAGAAAAGCCGCCGCCGCCAGACCAACCGGGCCCCGGCAGGATGATGAACGGCCCGCCGTTCCCGCCGCCGCGACGTCCGCCGCCGCCGCGACTGCTGCGCCAGATCACGAGAATGACCAGCGCAACGATCAGGAAAGGAAGGATCGCATCAAAATCGCTGTCGGAATTGTCGGGGCGAATTTGCGGCTTTTTCGTCCATTCGCTGGAATCAGTCGTCAGGATGGTGATGACGTCGTCCACGCCCCGGGTGATCCCGCCGGCGAAATCCCCCGCCTTGAACCGTGGCGCAATGGCGTTGATGATGACGATCTTCGACAGAGCGTCGGTCAGCGTGCCCTCGAGCCCGTAGCCGACCTCGATCCTGACCTTCCTTTCCTTCGGCGCGACCAGCAGCAACACGCCATTGTTCTTGGTCTTTTCCCCCAATTGCCAATGGCGGAACAGTTCATTGGCGTAAGATTCGATCTCCTCGCCCTGGAGGGAATCGACGGTGGCGACGACGAATTGGATGCCCGATTTCTCATCAAGATTCGCGAGCTTGGCTTCGAGCTTCTGCTTGACCTCGGCCGGCAGAAGATTGGCCTGATCGACCACGCGGCCTGTAAGCGCCGGAAAGGCCGGCGCATCGGCGCGCAACGCCGCCGGGACAAGCGCCAGGGCGAAAAACAGGACGGCGAACAGCCAAAGTCTCAAGCCGCCGTCGGCTTGAGCGTTTTGCGGTTTCGTCCCCGCCATGAGCGCCCC
This genomic interval from Candidatus Rhodoblastus alkanivorans contains the following:
- a CDS encoding OsmC family protein — encoded protein: MDPNELRALQAPLKEKYKSDAGAALVTLKAQGDLSGDGLACKVSTSRALIEAGLHPATGGTGLQACSGDMLLEALVACAGVTLKAVATALDFRLRGGTVRAEGDLDFRGTLGVAKDAPVGFAEIRLSFDLDTDEPQERIDALAKLTERYCVVFQTLNRPPKLALSVTTEAAS
- a CDS encoding TPM domain-containing protein, which produces MAGTKPQNAQADGGLRLWLFAVLFFALALVPAALRADAPAFPALTGRVVDQANLLPAEVKQKLEAKLANLDEKSGIQFVVATVDSLQGEEIESYANELFRHWQLGEKTKNNGVLLLVAPKERKVRIEVGYGLEGTLTDALSKIVIINAIAPRFKAGDFAGGITRGVDDVITILTTDSSEWTKKPQIRPDNSDSDFDAILPFLIVALVILVIWRSSRGGGGRRGGGNGGPFIILPGPGWSGGGGFSSGSGGDWGGFSGGGGSSGGGGASGDW
- a CDS encoding metallopeptidase family protein — its product is MGSVRPPPWDWISRIAPSLEDFETIADAAFRRLPKRFRQACEGLVIRIEDFPDDEVLEEFDANSEFELLGLFRGRGLAQSEGALTGQFPNMVYLYRRPILDIWAEGEETLGDLIRHVLIHEIGHHFGLSDADMERIEREAD
- a CDS encoding TPM domain-containing protein, with amino-acid sequence MAQRVDENAVVAAVRAAESRTSGQIVCVLARQSSDPAAFVMLYAAALALIAPWPLLEWTQASAQLVFAAQIGVFVLVLAALGWTPLGVALTPRVVKRRQAYGVALEQFFAHGLGRTRSRAGVLIFVSIAEHYARIIADHALDDRISDRDWRAAVEEMTAHLREGRVTEGFISAIIRSADLLARAAPPDGGDGGNELPDNLVRLN
- the leuD gene encoding 3-isopropylmalate dehydratase small subunit; amino-acid sequence: MEKFTKLTGVAAPMPITNIDTDMIIPKQYLKTIHRTGLGKGLFSELRYREDGSENPDFVLNKPAYRKAQILVAEDNFGCGSSREHAPWALLDYGVRAIISTSFADIFYNNCFKNGILPIKVSKEDLAKLMDDAERGANATLTIDLEAQEIRGPDGGVVKFDIDPHRKHCLLEGLDDIAQTLVKAPKIADFETRMASARPWI
- a CDS encoding lytic murein transglycosylase; the encoded protein is MKIGILALSLVLALGQAARADFSSCKAQIKAQAAAEGVSHATLARALDGLQPNDAVSFLGVQPEFTTPIWDYMAGLVDDERVRDGRARFAEYRHAALAAQRRFGVDAAAVVAVWGVESDFGRKFGGRPIIQSLTTLACTPNRRSHYFRGELMAALKILNRGDVKLEEFNGSWAGAFGNTQFMPSTFLRLAVDMDGDGNRDVISSVPDALGSTANFLHRAGWVPGLPWGFEVKLPAGYHGPSSWRAKRPLSFWTARGLTHVNGAPLAGGGSYGLFLTSGPHGPAFLVSRNFDAFYSYNAAESYALAIGVLSDRIKGGPGIRTPWPTDDPGIPRVERREVQAMLAQRGYDIGGKFDGVMGTKTREAIAAYQRRIGMKPDGRAGVKLLSALRTGK